In one Cyprinus carpio isolate SPL01 chromosome B2, ASM1834038v1, whole genome shotgun sequence genomic region, the following are encoded:
- the st3gal3b gene encoding ST3 beta-galactoside alpha-2,3-sialyltransferase 3b isoform X2 codes for MKPAHKLLFVLCPMLVLGFIYYSSGKLHLHVWGQKPHKGVEPTVKVSKVTSVSVKTTVKTTVTKEPVVEGPVSVGRIVGSGTASLQRVHSGQHENPSRPEFDKQGFLLNLDTKLPPELVYKYGNLSEGSCKPGYAAAKMSAIYPKFNKPASMFLDRNFKRLAKVTNYLPPFGFKTQERIIDVILSTTKKYGLGPDLDSLSCKRCIIVGNGGILSNKSLGSRIDEYDVVIRLNEAPVSGYTRDVGTKTTLRITYPEGAIQKTERYEKDSLFVFSAFKPLDFKWLRQMVFKEKLQGTEGFWKSVAHFVPRQPSEIRILNPYFIQEAAFQFIGLPQNNGLMGKGNIPTLGTVAITMALHNCDEVAVAGFGYDMNTPHAPLHYYETVKMSAIKESWTHNISKEKEFLRKLVKANIITDLTNGI; via the exons ATGAAGCCTGCACACAAACTACTGTTCGTCCTGTGTCCCATGCTGGTCTTGGGGTTCATCTATTACTCTTCTGGGAAGCTCCATTTGCACGTATGGGGCCAGAAGCCAC ATAAAGGTGTGGAGCCCACTGTAAAAGTCAGTAAAGTCACTAGTGTTTCTGTCAAAACCACTGTCAAAACCACTGTGACCAAAG AGCCGGTGGTGGAGGGCCCTGTCTCCGTGGGACGAATAGTAGGCTCAGGTACAGCCTCACTGCAAAGAGTGCACTCTGGTCAACATGAGAACCCCAGCAGGCCGG AGTTTGATAAGCAAGGGTTCTTGCTGAATCTGGACACAAAGCT GCCTCCGGAGTTGGTGTACAAGTACGGAAACCTTAGTGAAGGATCCTGCAAACCCGGCTATGCAGCAGCCAAAATGAGTGCTATCTATCCAAA GTTTAATAAGCCAGCTTCCATGTTTCTGGACCGAAACTTTAAGCGACTTGCAAAAGTTACAAACTATTTACCTCCATTTGGATTCAAAACACAAG AAAGAATCATAGATGTTATATTATCTACCACAAAGAAGTATGGACTGGGTCCAGATTTAGATAG TTTGAGTTGTAAAAGATGTATAATAGTAGGTAATGGCGGTATCCTTAGCAACAAGTCTTTAGGATCCCGCATTGATGAATATGACGTTGTGATAAG ACTCAACGAGGCCCCAGTGAGTGGTTACACCAGGGATGTAGGTACTAAGACCACCCTGAGGATAACCTATCCCGAAGGGGCCATCCAGAAGACCGAGCGCTATGAGAAAGATTCCCTCTTTGTCTTCTCTGCTTTCAAACCTCTTGACTTTAAATGGTTGAGACAGATGGTCTTCAAAGAGAAACTG caaGGAACAGAGGGCTTCTGGAAGTCTGTAGCGCACTTTGTGCCCCGGCAACCCTCGGAGATACGGATCCTCAACCCCTACTTCATACAAGAGGCTGCCTTCCAGTTTATTGGCCTTCCACAGAACAATGGCCTCATGGGTAAAGGG AACATTCCAACGTTGGGCACCGTCGCCATAACGATGGCCCTTCATAACTGCGATGAGGTTGCTGTTGCTGGATTTGGCTATGACATGAACACCCCTCATGCACCCCTGCACTACTACGAAACAGTGAAAATGTCTGCCATAAAAGAG
- the st3gal3b gene encoding ST3 beta-galactoside alpha-2,3-sialyltransferase 3b isoform X3 encodes MKPAHKLLFVLCPMLVLGFIYYSSGKLHLHVWGQKPHKGVEPTVKVSKVTSVSVKTTVKTTVTKEPVVEGPVSVGRIVGSEFDKQGFLLNLDTKLPPELVYKYGNLSEGSCKPGYAAAKMSAIYPKFNKPASMFLDRNFKRLAKVTNYLPPFGFKTQERIIDVILSTTKKYGLGPDLDSLSCKRCIIVGNGGILSNKSLGSRIDEYDVVIRLNEAPVSGYTRDVGTKTTLRITYPEGAIQKTERYEKDSLFVFSAFKPLDFKWLRQMVFKEKLLTFPVLFPTVQIYQGTEGFWKSVAHFVPRQPSEIRILNPYFIQEAAFQFIGLPQNNGLMGKGNIPTLGTVAITMALHNCDEVAVAGFGYDMNTPHAPLHYYETVKMSAIKESWTHNISKEKEFLRKLVKANIITDLTNGI; translated from the exons ATGAAGCCTGCACACAAACTACTGTTCGTCCTGTGTCCCATGCTGGTCTTGGGGTTCATCTATTACTCTTCTGGGAAGCTCCATTTGCACGTATGGGGCCAGAAGCCAC ATAAAGGTGTGGAGCCCACTGTAAAAGTCAGTAAAGTCACTAGTGTTTCTGTCAAAACCACTGTCAAAACCACTGTGACCAAAG AGCCGGTGGTGGAGGGCCCTGTCTCCGTGGGACGAATAGTAGGCTCAG AGTTTGATAAGCAAGGGTTCTTGCTGAATCTGGACACAAAGCT GCCTCCGGAGTTGGTGTACAAGTACGGAAACCTTAGTGAAGGATCCTGCAAACCCGGCTATGCAGCAGCCAAAATGAGTGCTATCTATCCAAA GTTTAATAAGCCAGCTTCCATGTTTCTGGACCGAAACTTTAAGCGACTTGCAAAAGTTACAAACTATTTACCTCCATTTGGATTCAAAACACAAG AAAGAATCATAGATGTTATATTATCTACCACAAAGAAGTATGGACTGGGTCCAGATTTAGATAG TTTGAGTTGTAAAAGATGTATAATAGTAGGTAATGGCGGTATCCTTAGCAACAAGTCTTTAGGATCCCGCATTGATGAATATGACGTTGTGATAAG ACTCAACGAGGCCCCAGTGAGTGGTTACACCAGGGATGTAGGTACTAAGACCACCCTGAGGATAACCTATCCCGAAGGGGCCATCCAGAAGACCGAGCGCTATGAGAAAGATTCCCTCTTTGTCTTCTCTGCTTTCAAACCTCTTGACTTTAAATGGTTGAGACAGATGGTCTTCAAAGAGAAACTG TTGACATTTCCAGTACTGTTTCCAACTGTACAGATATAT caaGGAACAGAGGGCTTCTGGAAGTCTGTAGCGCACTTTGTGCCCCGGCAACCCTCGGAGATACGGATCCTCAACCCCTACTTCATACAAGAGGCTGCCTTCCAGTTTATTGGCCTTCCACAGAACAATGGCCTCATGGGTAAAGGG AACATTCCAACGTTGGGCACCGTCGCCATAACGATGGCCCTTCATAACTGCGATGAGGTTGCTGTTGCTGGATTTGGCTATGACATGAACACCCCTCATGCACCCCTGCACTACTACGAAACAGTGAAAATGTCTGCCATAAAAGAG
- the st3gal3b gene encoding ST3 beta-galactoside alpha-2,3-sialyltransferase 3b isoform X4, whose product MKPAHKLLFVLCPMLVLGFIYYSSGKLHLHVWGQKPQPVVEGPVSVGRIVGSGTASLQRVHSGQHENPSRPEFDKQGFLLNLDTKLPPELVYKYGNLSEGSCKPGYAAAKMSAIYPKFNKPASMFLDRNFKRLAKVTNYLPPFGFKTQERIIDVILSTTKKYGLGPDLDSLSCKRCIIVGNGGILSNKSLGSRIDEYDVVIRLNEAPVSGYTRDVGTKTTLRITYPEGAIQKTERYEKDSLFVFSAFKPLDFKWLRQMVFKEKLLTFPVLFPTVQIYQGTEGFWKSVAHFVPRQPSEIRILNPYFIQEAAFQFIGLPQNNGLMGKGNIPTLGTVAITMALHNCDEVAVAGFGYDMNTPHAPLHYYETVKMSAIKESWTHNISKEKEFLRKLVKANIITDLTNGI is encoded by the exons ATGAAGCCTGCACACAAACTACTGTTCGTCCTGTGTCCCATGCTGGTCTTGGGGTTCATCTATTACTCTTCTGGGAAGCTCCATTTGCACGTATGGGGCCAGAAGCCAC AGCCGGTGGTGGAGGGCCCTGTCTCCGTGGGACGAATAGTAGGCTCAGGTACAGCCTCACTGCAAAGAGTGCACTCTGGTCAACATGAGAACCCCAGCAGGCCGG AGTTTGATAAGCAAGGGTTCTTGCTGAATCTGGACACAAAGCT GCCTCCGGAGTTGGTGTACAAGTACGGAAACCTTAGTGAAGGATCCTGCAAACCCGGCTATGCAGCAGCCAAAATGAGTGCTATCTATCCAAA GTTTAATAAGCCAGCTTCCATGTTTCTGGACCGAAACTTTAAGCGACTTGCAAAAGTTACAAACTATTTACCTCCATTTGGATTCAAAACACAAG AAAGAATCATAGATGTTATATTATCTACCACAAAGAAGTATGGACTGGGTCCAGATTTAGATAG TTTGAGTTGTAAAAGATGTATAATAGTAGGTAATGGCGGTATCCTTAGCAACAAGTCTTTAGGATCCCGCATTGATGAATATGACGTTGTGATAAG ACTCAACGAGGCCCCAGTGAGTGGTTACACCAGGGATGTAGGTACTAAGACCACCCTGAGGATAACCTATCCCGAAGGGGCCATCCAGAAGACCGAGCGCTATGAGAAAGATTCCCTCTTTGTCTTCTCTGCTTTCAAACCTCTTGACTTTAAATGGTTGAGACAGATGGTCTTCAAAGAGAAACTG TTGACATTTCCAGTACTGTTTCCAACTGTACAGATATAT caaGGAACAGAGGGCTTCTGGAAGTCTGTAGCGCACTTTGTGCCCCGGCAACCCTCGGAGATACGGATCCTCAACCCCTACTTCATACAAGAGGCTGCCTTCCAGTTTATTGGCCTTCCACAGAACAATGGCCTCATGGGTAAAGGG AACATTCCAACGTTGGGCACCGTCGCCATAACGATGGCCCTTCATAACTGCGATGAGGTTGCTGTTGCTGGATTTGGCTATGACATGAACACCCCTCATGCACCCCTGCACTACTACGAAACAGTGAAAATGTCTGCCATAAAAGAG
- the st3gal3b gene encoding ST3 beta-galactoside alpha-2,3-sialyltransferase 3b isoform X7, protein MKPAHKLLFVLCPMLVLGFIYYSSGKLHLHVWGQKPQPVVEGPVSVGRIVGSEFDKQGFLLNLDTKLPPELVYKYGNLSEGSCKPGYAAAKMSAIYPKFNKPASMFLDRNFKRLAKVTNYLPPFGFKTQERIIDVILSTTKKYGLGPDLDSLSCKRCIIVGNGGILSNKSLGSRIDEYDVVIRLNEAPVSGYTRDVGTKTTLRITYPEGAIQKTERYEKDSLFVFSAFKPLDFKWLRQMVFKEKLQGTEGFWKSVAHFVPRQPSEIRILNPYFIQEAAFQFIGLPQNNGLMGKGNIPTLGTVAITMALHNCDEVAVAGFGYDMNTPHAPLHYYETVKMSAIKESWTHNISKEKEFLRKLVKANIITDLTNGI, encoded by the exons ATGAAGCCTGCACACAAACTACTGTTCGTCCTGTGTCCCATGCTGGTCTTGGGGTTCATCTATTACTCTTCTGGGAAGCTCCATTTGCACGTATGGGGCCAGAAGCCAC AGCCGGTGGTGGAGGGCCCTGTCTCCGTGGGACGAATAGTAGGCTCAG AGTTTGATAAGCAAGGGTTCTTGCTGAATCTGGACACAAAGCT GCCTCCGGAGTTGGTGTACAAGTACGGAAACCTTAGTGAAGGATCCTGCAAACCCGGCTATGCAGCAGCCAAAATGAGTGCTATCTATCCAAA GTTTAATAAGCCAGCTTCCATGTTTCTGGACCGAAACTTTAAGCGACTTGCAAAAGTTACAAACTATTTACCTCCATTTGGATTCAAAACACAAG AAAGAATCATAGATGTTATATTATCTACCACAAAGAAGTATGGACTGGGTCCAGATTTAGATAG TTTGAGTTGTAAAAGATGTATAATAGTAGGTAATGGCGGTATCCTTAGCAACAAGTCTTTAGGATCCCGCATTGATGAATATGACGTTGTGATAAG ACTCAACGAGGCCCCAGTGAGTGGTTACACCAGGGATGTAGGTACTAAGACCACCCTGAGGATAACCTATCCCGAAGGGGCCATCCAGAAGACCGAGCGCTATGAGAAAGATTCCCTCTTTGTCTTCTCTGCTTTCAAACCTCTTGACTTTAAATGGTTGAGACAGATGGTCTTCAAAGAGAAACTG caaGGAACAGAGGGCTTCTGGAAGTCTGTAGCGCACTTTGTGCCCCGGCAACCCTCGGAGATACGGATCCTCAACCCCTACTTCATACAAGAGGCTGCCTTCCAGTTTATTGGCCTTCCACAGAACAATGGCCTCATGGGTAAAGGG AACATTCCAACGTTGGGCACCGTCGCCATAACGATGGCCCTTCATAACTGCGATGAGGTTGCTGTTGCTGGATTTGGCTATGACATGAACACCCCTCATGCACCCCTGCACTACTACGAAACAGTGAAAATGTCTGCCATAAAAGAG
- the st3gal3b gene encoding ST3 beta-galactoside alpha-2,3-sialyltransferase 3b isoform X6, translating to MKPAHKLLFVLCPMLVLGFIYYSSGKLHLHVWGQKPQPVVEGPVSVGRIVGSEFDKQGFLLNLDTKLPPELVYKYGNLSEGSCKPGYAAAKMSAIYPKFNKPASMFLDRNFKRLAKVTNYLPPFGFKTQERIIDVILSTTKKYGLGPDLDSLSCKRCIIVGNGGILSNKSLGSRIDEYDVVIRLNEAPVSGYTRDVGTKTTLRITYPEGAIQKTERYEKDSLFVFSAFKPLDFKWLRQMVFKEKLLTFPVLFPTVQIYQGTEGFWKSVAHFVPRQPSEIRILNPYFIQEAAFQFIGLPQNNGLMGKGNIPTLGTVAITMALHNCDEVAVAGFGYDMNTPHAPLHYYETVKMSAIKESWTHNISKEKEFLRKLVKANIITDLTNGI from the exons ATGAAGCCTGCACACAAACTACTGTTCGTCCTGTGTCCCATGCTGGTCTTGGGGTTCATCTATTACTCTTCTGGGAAGCTCCATTTGCACGTATGGGGCCAGAAGCCAC AGCCGGTGGTGGAGGGCCCTGTCTCCGTGGGACGAATAGTAGGCTCAG AGTTTGATAAGCAAGGGTTCTTGCTGAATCTGGACACAAAGCT GCCTCCGGAGTTGGTGTACAAGTACGGAAACCTTAGTGAAGGATCCTGCAAACCCGGCTATGCAGCAGCCAAAATGAGTGCTATCTATCCAAA GTTTAATAAGCCAGCTTCCATGTTTCTGGACCGAAACTTTAAGCGACTTGCAAAAGTTACAAACTATTTACCTCCATTTGGATTCAAAACACAAG AAAGAATCATAGATGTTATATTATCTACCACAAAGAAGTATGGACTGGGTCCAGATTTAGATAG TTTGAGTTGTAAAAGATGTATAATAGTAGGTAATGGCGGTATCCTTAGCAACAAGTCTTTAGGATCCCGCATTGATGAATATGACGTTGTGATAAG ACTCAACGAGGCCCCAGTGAGTGGTTACACCAGGGATGTAGGTACTAAGACCACCCTGAGGATAACCTATCCCGAAGGGGCCATCCAGAAGACCGAGCGCTATGAGAAAGATTCCCTCTTTGTCTTCTCTGCTTTCAAACCTCTTGACTTTAAATGGTTGAGACAGATGGTCTTCAAAGAGAAACTG TTGACATTTCCAGTACTGTTTCCAACTGTACAGATATAT caaGGAACAGAGGGCTTCTGGAAGTCTGTAGCGCACTTTGTGCCCCGGCAACCCTCGGAGATACGGATCCTCAACCCCTACTTCATACAAGAGGCTGCCTTCCAGTTTATTGGCCTTCCACAGAACAATGGCCTCATGGGTAAAGGG AACATTCCAACGTTGGGCACCGTCGCCATAACGATGGCCCTTCATAACTGCGATGAGGTTGCTGTTGCTGGATTTGGCTATGACATGAACACCCCTCATGCACCCCTGCACTACTACGAAACAGTGAAAATGTCTGCCATAAAAGAG
- the st3gal3b gene encoding ST3 beta-galactoside alpha-2,3-sialyltransferase 3b isoform X5: MKPAHKLLFVLCPMLVLGFIYYSSGKLHLHVWGQKPHKGVEPTVKVSKVTSVSVKTTVKTTVTKEPVVEGPVSVGRIVGSEFDKQGFLLNLDTKLPPELVYKYGNLSEGSCKPGYAAAKMSAIYPKFNKPASMFLDRNFKRLAKVTNYLPPFGFKTQERIIDVILSTTKKYGLGPDLDSLSCKRCIIVGNGGILSNKSLGSRIDEYDVVIRLNEAPVSGYTRDVGTKTTLRITYPEGAIQKTERYEKDSLFVFSAFKPLDFKWLRQMVFKEKLQGTEGFWKSVAHFVPRQPSEIRILNPYFIQEAAFQFIGLPQNNGLMGKGNIPTLGTVAITMALHNCDEVAVAGFGYDMNTPHAPLHYYETVKMSAIKESWTHNISKEKEFLRKLVKANIITDLTNGI; encoded by the exons ATGAAGCCTGCACACAAACTACTGTTCGTCCTGTGTCCCATGCTGGTCTTGGGGTTCATCTATTACTCTTCTGGGAAGCTCCATTTGCACGTATGGGGCCAGAAGCCAC ATAAAGGTGTGGAGCCCACTGTAAAAGTCAGTAAAGTCACTAGTGTTTCTGTCAAAACCACTGTCAAAACCACTGTGACCAAAG AGCCGGTGGTGGAGGGCCCTGTCTCCGTGGGACGAATAGTAGGCTCAG AGTTTGATAAGCAAGGGTTCTTGCTGAATCTGGACACAAAGCT GCCTCCGGAGTTGGTGTACAAGTACGGAAACCTTAGTGAAGGATCCTGCAAACCCGGCTATGCAGCAGCCAAAATGAGTGCTATCTATCCAAA GTTTAATAAGCCAGCTTCCATGTTTCTGGACCGAAACTTTAAGCGACTTGCAAAAGTTACAAACTATTTACCTCCATTTGGATTCAAAACACAAG AAAGAATCATAGATGTTATATTATCTACCACAAAGAAGTATGGACTGGGTCCAGATTTAGATAG TTTGAGTTGTAAAAGATGTATAATAGTAGGTAATGGCGGTATCCTTAGCAACAAGTCTTTAGGATCCCGCATTGATGAATATGACGTTGTGATAAG ACTCAACGAGGCCCCAGTGAGTGGTTACACCAGGGATGTAGGTACTAAGACCACCCTGAGGATAACCTATCCCGAAGGGGCCATCCAGAAGACCGAGCGCTATGAGAAAGATTCCCTCTTTGTCTTCTCTGCTTTCAAACCTCTTGACTTTAAATGGTTGAGACAGATGGTCTTCAAAGAGAAACTG caaGGAACAGAGGGCTTCTGGAAGTCTGTAGCGCACTTTGTGCCCCGGCAACCCTCGGAGATACGGATCCTCAACCCCTACTTCATACAAGAGGCTGCCTTCCAGTTTATTGGCCTTCCACAGAACAATGGCCTCATGGGTAAAGGG AACATTCCAACGTTGGGCACCGTCGCCATAACGATGGCCCTTCATAACTGCGATGAGGTTGCTGTTGCTGGATTTGGCTATGACATGAACACCCCTCATGCACCCCTGCACTACTACGAAACAGTGAAAATGTCTGCCATAAAAGAG
- the st3gal3b gene encoding ST3 beta-galactoside alpha-2,3-sialyltransferase 3b isoform X1, giving the protein MKPAHKLLFVLCPMLVLGFIYYSSGKLHLHVWGQKPHKGVEPTVKVSKVTSVSVKTTVKTTVTKEPVVEGPVSVGRIVGSGTASLQRVHSGQHENPSRPEFDKQGFLLNLDTKLPPELVYKYGNLSEGSCKPGYAAAKMSAIYPKFNKPASMFLDRNFKRLAKVTNYLPPFGFKTQERIIDVILSTTKKYGLGPDLDSLSCKRCIIVGNGGILSNKSLGSRIDEYDVVIRLNEAPVSGYTRDVGTKTTLRITYPEGAIQKTERYEKDSLFVFSAFKPLDFKWLRQMVFKEKLLTFPVLFPTVQIYQGTEGFWKSVAHFVPRQPSEIRILNPYFIQEAAFQFIGLPQNNGLMGKGNIPTLGTVAITMALHNCDEVAVAGFGYDMNTPHAPLHYYETVKMSAIKESWTHNISKEKEFLRKLVKANIITDLTNGI; this is encoded by the exons ATGAAGCCTGCACACAAACTACTGTTCGTCCTGTGTCCCATGCTGGTCTTGGGGTTCATCTATTACTCTTCTGGGAAGCTCCATTTGCACGTATGGGGCCAGAAGCCAC ATAAAGGTGTGGAGCCCACTGTAAAAGTCAGTAAAGTCACTAGTGTTTCTGTCAAAACCACTGTCAAAACCACTGTGACCAAAG AGCCGGTGGTGGAGGGCCCTGTCTCCGTGGGACGAATAGTAGGCTCAGGTACAGCCTCACTGCAAAGAGTGCACTCTGGTCAACATGAGAACCCCAGCAGGCCGG AGTTTGATAAGCAAGGGTTCTTGCTGAATCTGGACACAAAGCT GCCTCCGGAGTTGGTGTACAAGTACGGAAACCTTAGTGAAGGATCCTGCAAACCCGGCTATGCAGCAGCCAAAATGAGTGCTATCTATCCAAA GTTTAATAAGCCAGCTTCCATGTTTCTGGACCGAAACTTTAAGCGACTTGCAAAAGTTACAAACTATTTACCTCCATTTGGATTCAAAACACAAG AAAGAATCATAGATGTTATATTATCTACCACAAAGAAGTATGGACTGGGTCCAGATTTAGATAG TTTGAGTTGTAAAAGATGTATAATAGTAGGTAATGGCGGTATCCTTAGCAACAAGTCTTTAGGATCCCGCATTGATGAATATGACGTTGTGATAAG ACTCAACGAGGCCCCAGTGAGTGGTTACACCAGGGATGTAGGTACTAAGACCACCCTGAGGATAACCTATCCCGAAGGGGCCATCCAGAAGACCGAGCGCTATGAGAAAGATTCCCTCTTTGTCTTCTCTGCTTTCAAACCTCTTGACTTTAAATGGTTGAGACAGATGGTCTTCAAAGAGAAACTG TTGACATTTCCAGTACTGTTTCCAACTGTACAGATATAT caaGGAACAGAGGGCTTCTGGAAGTCTGTAGCGCACTTTGTGCCCCGGCAACCCTCGGAGATACGGATCCTCAACCCCTACTTCATACAAGAGGCTGCCTTCCAGTTTATTGGCCTTCCACAGAACAATGGCCTCATGGGTAAAGGG AACATTCCAACGTTGGGCACCGTCGCCATAACGATGGCCCTTCATAACTGCGATGAGGTTGCTGTTGCTGGATTTGGCTATGACATGAACACCCCTCATGCACCCCTGCACTACTACGAAACAGTGAAAATGTCTGCCATAAAAGAG
- the st3gal3b gene encoding ST3 beta-galactoside alpha-2,3-sialyltransferase 3b isoform X9, producing the protein MKPAHKLLFVLCPMLVLGFIYYSSGKLHLHVWGQKPQFDKQGFLLNLDTKLPPELVYKYGNLSEGSCKPGYAAAKMSAIYPKFNKPASMFLDRNFKRLAKVTNYLPPFGFKTQERIIDVILSTTKKYGLGPDLDSLSCKRCIIVGNGGILSNKSLGSRIDEYDVVIRLNEAPVSGYTRDVGTKTTLRITYPEGAIQKTERYEKDSLFVFSAFKPLDFKWLRQMVFKEKLQGTEGFWKSVAHFVPRQPSEIRILNPYFIQEAAFQFIGLPQNNGLMGKGNIPTLGTVAITMALHNCDEVAVAGFGYDMNTPHAPLHYYETVKMSAIKESWTHNISKEKEFLRKLVKANIITDLTNGI; encoded by the exons ATGAAGCCTGCACACAAACTACTGTTCGTCCTGTGTCCCATGCTGGTCTTGGGGTTCATCTATTACTCTTCTGGGAAGCTCCATTTGCACGTATGGGGCCAGAAGCCAC AGTTTGATAAGCAAGGGTTCTTGCTGAATCTGGACACAAAGCT GCCTCCGGAGTTGGTGTACAAGTACGGAAACCTTAGTGAAGGATCCTGCAAACCCGGCTATGCAGCAGCCAAAATGAGTGCTATCTATCCAAA GTTTAATAAGCCAGCTTCCATGTTTCTGGACCGAAACTTTAAGCGACTTGCAAAAGTTACAAACTATTTACCTCCATTTGGATTCAAAACACAAG AAAGAATCATAGATGTTATATTATCTACCACAAAGAAGTATGGACTGGGTCCAGATTTAGATAG TTTGAGTTGTAAAAGATGTATAATAGTAGGTAATGGCGGTATCCTTAGCAACAAGTCTTTAGGATCCCGCATTGATGAATATGACGTTGTGATAAG ACTCAACGAGGCCCCAGTGAGTGGTTACACCAGGGATGTAGGTACTAAGACCACCCTGAGGATAACCTATCCCGAAGGGGCCATCCAGAAGACCGAGCGCTATGAGAAAGATTCCCTCTTTGTCTTCTCTGCTTTCAAACCTCTTGACTTTAAATGGTTGAGACAGATGGTCTTCAAAGAGAAACTG caaGGAACAGAGGGCTTCTGGAAGTCTGTAGCGCACTTTGTGCCCCGGCAACCCTCGGAGATACGGATCCTCAACCCCTACTTCATACAAGAGGCTGCCTTCCAGTTTATTGGCCTTCCACAGAACAATGGCCTCATGGGTAAAGGG AACATTCCAACGTTGGGCACCGTCGCCATAACGATGGCCCTTCATAACTGCGATGAGGTTGCTGTTGCTGGATTTGGCTATGACATGAACACCCCTCATGCACCCCTGCACTACTACGAAACAGTGAAAATGTCTGCCATAAAAGAG
- the st3gal3b gene encoding ST3 beta-galactoside alpha-2,3-sialyltransferase 3b isoform X8 yields MKPAHKLLFVLCPMLVLGFIYYSSGKLHLHVWGQKPQFDKQGFLLNLDTKLPPELVYKYGNLSEGSCKPGYAAAKMSAIYPKFNKPASMFLDRNFKRLAKVTNYLPPFGFKTQERIIDVILSTTKKYGLGPDLDSLSCKRCIIVGNGGILSNKSLGSRIDEYDVVIRLNEAPVSGYTRDVGTKTTLRITYPEGAIQKTERYEKDSLFVFSAFKPLDFKWLRQMVFKEKLLTFPVLFPTVQIYQGTEGFWKSVAHFVPRQPSEIRILNPYFIQEAAFQFIGLPQNNGLMGKGNIPTLGTVAITMALHNCDEVAVAGFGYDMNTPHAPLHYYETVKMSAIKESWTHNISKEKEFLRKLVKANIITDLTNGI; encoded by the exons ATGAAGCCTGCACACAAACTACTGTTCGTCCTGTGTCCCATGCTGGTCTTGGGGTTCATCTATTACTCTTCTGGGAAGCTCCATTTGCACGTATGGGGCCAGAAGCCAC AGTTTGATAAGCAAGGGTTCTTGCTGAATCTGGACACAAAGCT GCCTCCGGAGTTGGTGTACAAGTACGGAAACCTTAGTGAAGGATCCTGCAAACCCGGCTATGCAGCAGCCAAAATGAGTGCTATCTATCCAAA GTTTAATAAGCCAGCTTCCATGTTTCTGGACCGAAACTTTAAGCGACTTGCAAAAGTTACAAACTATTTACCTCCATTTGGATTCAAAACACAAG AAAGAATCATAGATGTTATATTATCTACCACAAAGAAGTATGGACTGGGTCCAGATTTAGATAG TTTGAGTTGTAAAAGATGTATAATAGTAGGTAATGGCGGTATCCTTAGCAACAAGTCTTTAGGATCCCGCATTGATGAATATGACGTTGTGATAAG ACTCAACGAGGCCCCAGTGAGTGGTTACACCAGGGATGTAGGTACTAAGACCACCCTGAGGATAACCTATCCCGAAGGGGCCATCCAGAAGACCGAGCGCTATGAGAAAGATTCCCTCTTTGTCTTCTCTGCTTTCAAACCTCTTGACTTTAAATGGTTGAGACAGATGGTCTTCAAAGAGAAACTG TTGACATTTCCAGTACTGTTTCCAACTGTACAGATATAT caaGGAACAGAGGGCTTCTGGAAGTCTGTAGCGCACTTTGTGCCCCGGCAACCCTCGGAGATACGGATCCTCAACCCCTACTTCATACAAGAGGCTGCCTTCCAGTTTATTGGCCTTCCACAGAACAATGGCCTCATGGGTAAAGGG AACATTCCAACGTTGGGCACCGTCGCCATAACGATGGCCCTTCATAACTGCGATGAGGTTGCTGTTGCTGGATTTGGCTATGACATGAACACCCCTCATGCACCCCTGCACTACTACGAAACAGTGAAAATGTCTGCCATAAAAGAG